The proteins below are encoded in one region of Tiliqua scincoides isolate rTilSci1 chromosome 7, rTilSci1.hap2, whole genome shotgun sequence:
- the LOC136657577 gene encoding uncharacterized protein: MASILSKDLSLLLLLRWISVPPSASPPHRGSQQGLGSAPGGTGREAPPPPGPAGACRRARRFPRRLGCCRGKARGEAGRAVRTASRLALPSPGCPARFPRGDQGSAEQEEARGTEQPRQAAREATPEAPPPSARAGWQDGEVLVLQADNMEEP, translated from the exons ATGGCGAGCATCCTCTCCAAGGACctctccttgctgctgctgctgcgatgGATTTCCGTCCCTCCCTCAGCCAGCCCGCCCCACCGCGGCTCGCAGCAGGGGCTGGGGAGCGCGCCCGGAGGGACGGGGCGAGAGGCGCCGCCGCCACCGGGTCCAGCTGGGGCTTGCAGGCGCGCACGGCGCTTTCCAAGAAGGCTGGGCTGCTGTCGAGGAAAGgcgcggggggaggcagggagagccGTGCGCACCGCCAGCCgccttgccttgccttccccGGGGTGCCCGGCGCGCTTCCCCCGGGGAGATCAAGGGAGCGCCGAGcaggaggaggcgagagggacgGAGCAGCCGCGCCAGGCAGCGAGAGAGGCGACGCCGGAGGCTCCCCCGCCCTCAGCCCGCGCAG GCTGGCAAGATGGTGAAGTTCTGGTATTGCAGGCTGATAACATGGAAGAACCTTGa
- the SOCS2 gene encoding suppressor of cytokine signaling 2 — protein sequence MTLRAAAQSPGGTTSGGTGASPDRAGPAQWGAAGGTEPSEAERLDAAMQELRRAGWYWGNMSVAEAKERLQDTSEGTFLVRDSSHSEYLLTISVKTSAGPTNLRIEFQDGKFRLDSIICVRSRLRQFDSVVHLIEYYVLMCKDRRTVYEMPSNGTVHLYLNKPLFHSTPSLQHYCRIAINRYTNEIQELPLPPRLKDFLKEYQYQV from the exons ATGACCCTGCGCGCGGCGGCCCAGTCTCCGGGTGGCACCACCAGCGGCGGCACCGGCGCCAGCCCGGACAGGGCTGGGCCAGCCCAGTGGGGGGCTGCTGGAGGCACGGAGCCCTCCGAGGCGGAGCGCCTGGACGCTGCCATGCAGGAGCTGAGGCGCGCAG GATGGTACTGGGGTAACATGAGTGTTGCAGAAGCCAAAGAGAGACTACAAGATACATCTGAAGGAACTTTCTTGGTCAGAGACAGCTCACACTCGGAATATCTACTGACTATTTCAGTCAAAACATCAGCAGGACCTACAAACCTACGCATAGAATTTCAGGATGGCAAATTCCGACTGGATTCTATTATCTGTGTCCGATCAAGGCTCCGACAATTTGACAGTGTGGTCCATCTGATTGAATACTATGTCCTTATGTGCAAGGATAGAAGAACTGTATATGAAATGCCTTCCAATGGAACAGTCCACCTATATTTGAATAAACCGCTCTTTCATTCAACTCCGTCTCTACAACACTACTGTAGAATAGCTATAAACAGATACACAAATGAGATCCAGGAACTTCCTTTACCACCAAGACTGAAGGATTTCTTGAAAGAGTATCAGTATCAGGTATAA